A window of the Fuscovulum sp. genome harbors these coding sequences:
- the bchC gene encoding chlorophyll synthesis pathway protein BchC produces MQTTAVILSGPRDLSLEVLGLTAPGDGDLVVEIAHSGISTGTEKLFYSGTMPPFPGMGYPLVPGYEAAGEVVEAGAGSGFKVGDHVFVPGANCFTGDVKGLFGGASRHLVTPAHRVARIDRGMGAEGALLALAATARHALAGFNTALPDLIVGHGTLGRLLARLTVAAGAPAPTVWETNAARRDGAAGYACIAPEDDPRRDYKAIYDASGAKGLLDQLIMRLAKGGEVVLAGFYTEPVSFVFPPAFMKEARIRIASEWNAEDLTATRALIESGALSLAGLITHTRPASAAPEAYATAFDDAACLKMILDWKGHA; encoded by the coding sequence TTGCAAACCACCGCCGTCATCCTTTCCGGACCCAGGGATCTGTCCCTTGAGGTGCTGGGACTGACAGCCCCCGGCGACGGGGATCTGGTGGTCGAGATCGCCCATTCCGGCATTTCCACCGGCACCGAAAAGCTTTTTTATTCCGGCACCATGCCGCCCTTTCCTGGCATGGGTTACCCGCTTGTCCCCGGCTATGAAGCTGCGGGCGAGGTGGTCGAGGCGGGCGCAGGCAGCGGTTTCAAGGTTGGCGATCATGTGTTCGTGCCGGGCGCCAATTGCTTTACCGGTGATGTGAAGGGCCTCTTCGGTGGCGCCTCGCGCCATTTGGTGACGCCCGCGCATCGCGTGGCCCGGATCGACCGGGGCATGGGGGCCGAAGGCGCACTTCTGGCGCTGGCCGCAACCGCGCGTCATGCGCTGGCTGGCTTCAACACCGCGCTGCCCGATCTGATCGTGGGTCATGGCACGCTGGGCCGTCTTCTGGCCCGCCTGACCGTGGCCGCTGGTGCCCCTGCGCCGACCGTGTGGGAAACCAATGCGGCGCGGCGCGACGGCGCGGCGGGCTATGCCTGCATCGCGCCGGAAGACGACCCGCGCCGCGATTACAAAGCCATCTACGATGCCAGCGGCGCCAAGGGCCTGCTAGACCAGCTGATCATGCGTCTGGCCAAGGGCGGCGAGGTCGTGCTGGCGGGGTTCTATACCGAACCCGTCTCCTTCGTGTTTCCCCCGGCCTTCATGAAAGAGGCGCGCATTCGCATCGCCTCGGAATGGAATGCCGAAGACCTGACCGCCACCCGCGCGCTGATCGAAAGCGGTGCGCTGTCGCTGGCCGGTCTGATCACCCACACCCGGCCCGCGTCAGCGGCCCCGGAAGCCTATGCAACCGCATTCGACGATGCGGCTTGCCTGAAAATGATTCTCGACTGGAAGGGCCACGCATGA
- the crtI gene encoding phytoene desaturase family protein — protein sequence MEQPQAKDARDRVIVIGAGMGGLASAIRLAAAGLAVTVLERADAPGGKARALPSAAGPVDTGPTVLTMRHVFDALFALNGERIDDHLTLIPQPILARHWWPGSDALDLTPDRAANADAIRAFAGPREAEAFLRFDALTESLFRAFDVPVMQAARPDLPAIARAALSQPRLWPALRPGLTVEGLLRKHFRDPRLIQLFARYATYVGGRPAHSPAVLSLIWRAEARGVWAVEGGMHHLAAALAALAERMGVQFRYGTSATRITRQSGRVTGVQIDGGRTLPCGACVFNGDPAALTTGLLGDAAQSALPARAAGPPSLSALVWAFAATPQGERAADLIHHNLFFTDDPAGEFGPIGKGQMPEAPTLYLCAEDRARGPAPAHSFANTLERFEIILNAPAGLPARPEDFTRCRHMTFDHLSRMGLTFSPLPDSAGLTTPAQLNRLFPASQGAIYGRSPEGMMAAFQRPPARTALPGLYLAGGGAHPGAGVPMAALSAMHAAAAIMQDRISGSKSAPMAMPGGISTVSRMTGGARSRS from the coding sequence ATGGAACAGCCGCAGGCAAAAGACGCGCGCGACCGCGTCATCGTCATCGGTGCCGGGATGGGCGGCCTTGCCTCGGCCATCCGTCTGGCGGCGGCGGGGCTTGCGGTCACGGTGCTGGAACGGGCCGATGCGCCGGGTGGCAAGGCGCGCGCCCTGCCCTCAGCCGCCGGTCCGGTGGATACGGGGCCAACGGTCCTGACCATGCGGCATGTGTTTGACGCGCTGTTCGCGTTGAATGGCGAACGGATCGACGATCACCTGACGCTGATCCCCCAGCCCATCCTTGCGCGGCACTGGTGGCCGGGGTCTGATGCGCTGGACCTGACGCCGGACCGTGCGGCCAATGCCGATGCGATCCGCGCCTTTGCGGGCCCGCGCGAGGCAGAGGCCTTTTTGCGATTCGATGCGCTGACCGAATCCCTGTTCCGGGCCTTTGACGTGCCGGTGATGCAGGCCGCCCGTCCCGACCTGCCCGCCATCGCCCGCGCCGCGCTGAGCCAGCCGCGCCTGTGGCCTGCCCTGCGCCCCGGTCTGACGGTGGAAGGGCTGCTGCGGAAGCATTTCCGCGACCCGCGCCTGATCCAGCTTTTCGCGCGCTATGCAACCTATGTCGGCGGCAGGCCCGCCCATTCCCCGGCTGTCCTGTCGCTCATCTGGCGGGCCGAGGCGCGGGGGGTCTGGGCGGTTGAGGGGGGGATGCACCACCTTGCCGCTGCGCTGGCCGCACTGGCCGAACGCATGGGGGTGCAGTTCCGCTATGGCACATCCGCCACCCGCATCACCCGGCAAAGCGGGCGGGTGACGGGGGTGCAGATAGATGGCGGGCGCACCCTGCCCTGCGGTGCCTGCGTCTTCAACGGTGACCCTGCCGCGCTGACCACGGGGCTGTTGGGGGATGCCGCGCAATCCGCCCTGCCGGCCCGCGCGGCCGGCCCGCCCAGCCTGTCGGCGCTGGTCTGGGCCTTTGCCGCAACGCCGCAGGGGGAACGGGCGGCGGATCTGATCCATCACAACCTGTTCTTCACCGATGATCCTGCGGGTGAATTCGGCCCCATCGGCAAGGGGCAGATGCCGGAAGCCCCCACCCTTTACCTGTGCGCCGAGGACCGCGCCCGCGGTCCCGCCCCCGCCCACTCTTTCGCAAACACGCTCGAACGATTCGAGATCATCCTGAACGCCCCCGCTGGCCTGCCCGCGCGACCCGAGGATTTCACCCGATGCCGCCACATGACCTTCGATCACCTGTCCCGCATGGGGCTGACCTTTTCCCCGTTGCCCGACAGCGCGGGGTTGACCACGCCCGCACAGTTGAACCGTCTGTTTCCGGCGTCACAGGGGGCGATCTACGGGCGCTCGCCCGAAGGGATGATGGCGGCCTTCCAGCGCCCGCCCGCGCGAACAGCCTTGCCGGGCCTGTATCTGGCGGGGGGCGGGGCGCATCCGGGGGCGGGGGTGCCGATGGCAGCCCTCTCCGCGATGCACGCGGCCGCGGCGATCATGCAGGACCGGATTTCCGGGTCGAAGTCGGCCCCGATGGCTATGCCTGGTGGTATCTCGACGGTGTCTCGGATGACGGGCGGCGCGCGGTCTCGGTCATAG
- a CDS encoding methyltransferase has translation MTDAASGPGLRPVRAARQPLAVRLGLSARFHAICARVPGLRLIARREGEALFDVVSGFVQSQALLALVELRVLHRLAEGPAPLAALAGPAGVPPARMAVLLQAGAGLGLLAQRRGIWRLTVRGAAFLTVPGLEAMVRHHPVLYRDLADPVAFFRGETQPELAQFWPYVFGAGGAADPALAQRYSDLMADSQGLVAADTLRLVDFRGVQHLMDVGGGTGAFLAAVGAAHPALRMTLFDLPAVVPGAVARFASAGVSDRVTIVPGSFRDDPLPQGADAISLVRVLYDHADDTITALLRAVFTSLPPGGRVVVSEPMSGGDSPDRATDVYFSVYTLAMQTGRTRSGAEIARMLRNAGFSDPIILQGFRPFVTSVVTATVPAA, from the coding sequence ATGACAGACGCGGCCAGCGGGCCGGGTCTGCGCCCCGTGCGGGCTGCGCGGCAGCCATTGGCGGTGCGGCTGGGCCTTTCGGCGCGGTTCCATGCCATTTGCGCCCGCGTTCCCGGCCTGCGTCTGATCGCGCGGCGCGAGGGCGAGGCGCTGTTCGATGTCGTCTCCGGCTTCGTGCAATCGCAGGCACTGCTGGCGCTCGTGGAATTGCGCGTGCTGCACCGGCTGGCCGAAGGGCCTGCACCGCTGGCTGCACTGGCGGGGCCGGCAGGTGTGCCGCCGGCGCGGATGGCGGTGCTGTTGCAGGCGGGGGCGGGGCTTGGCCTGCTTGCGCAGAGGCGCGGAATTTGGCGGCTGACCGTGCGCGGCGCGGCGTTCCTGACAGTGCCGGGGCTGGAGGCGATGGTGCGCCATCACCCCGTGCTCTACCGCGATCTGGCCGATCCGGTGGCCTTCTTCCGGGGCGAGACACAGCCCGAACTGGCGCAGTTCTGGCCCTATGTCTTTGGTGCGGGCGGTGCGGCCGATCCGGCGCTGGCGCAGCGCTATTCCGATCTGATGGCCGACAGCCAGGGTCTGGTGGCGGCCGATACGCTGCGGCTGGTGGATTTTCGGGGCGTTCAGCATCTGATGGATGTGGGCGGCGGGACGGGGGCCTTTCTGGCCGCCGTGGGGGCCGCACATCCGGCCCTGCGCATGACGCTTTTCGATCTGCCTGCCGTGGTGCCGGGTGCCGTCGCGCGCTTTGCGTCGGCGGGGGTGTCGGATCGGGTGACCATCGTGCCGGGGTCTTTCCGCGATGATCCGCTGCCGCAAGGGGCCGATGCCATCTCGCTGGTGCGGGTGCTTTACGACCATGCCGACGACACGATCACGGCGCTGTTACGGGCCGTGTTCACATCGCTCCCGCCAGGGGGCCGAGTCGTGGTGTCCGAGCCGATGTCCGGGGGGGATTCTCCGGACCGGGCAACCGATGTGTACTTTTCTGTTTACACTCTGGCCATGCAGACGGGGCGCACCCGGTCCGGGGCTGAGATTGCGCGTATGCTGCGGAATGCAGGCTTTTCGGACCCAATAATCCTTCAGGGTTTCCGACCTTTTGTCACCTCCGTGGTGACAGCCACGGTGCCTGCTGCCTAA
- a CDS encoding polyprenyl synthetase family protein, translated as MGLNAGMDVRIEAAVTAALSLGMGPASHGEAPARLRGALDHAVLPGGARIRPTILVSVARACGDDRPQITDAAAAALELIHCASLVHDDLPCFDDADTRRGKATVHRAYGEPLAVLAGDSLIVLAFEVLARAAGDHPRRAVDLIRVLAQRTGMPGGICAGQGWESEPVVNLSAYHRAKTGALFIAATQMGAIAAGQEPEPWEELGARIGEAFQVADDLKDALLTEAEMGKPAGQDAAHARPSAVQELGVAGAVRHLKDILGGAIASIPSCPGEAMLAAMVRAYAERMTPVDLHPVRG; from the coding sequence ATGGGTCTGAATGCCGGGATGGACGTGCGGATCGAGGCGGCTGTCACCGCGGCCCTGTCGCTGGGCATGGGGCCTGCGTCCCATGGCGAAGCCCCGGCCAGGTTGCGCGGCGCGCTGGATCATGCCGTGCTGCCGGGTGGTGCGCGGATCCGGCCCACCATCCTTGTGTCGGTTGCCCGGGCCTGCGGCGATGATCGCCCGCAGATCACTGATGCAGCGGCGGCGGCGCTGGAACTGATCCATTGCGCCAGCCTTGTGCATGATGATCTGCCCTGTTTCGACGATGCCGATACGCGGCGCGGCAAGGCCACGGTGCACCGCGCCTATGGCGAGCCGCTGGCCGTGCTGGCGGGGGATTCGCTGATCGTGCTGGCCTTCGAGGTGCTGGCGCGGGCGGCGGGTGATCATCCGCGCCGGGCAGTGGACCTGATCCGTGTTCTGGCACAGCGCACCGGCATGCCCGGTGGCATCTGCGCCGGGCAGGGTTGGGAAAGCGAGCCTGTGGTGAACCTGTCGGCCTATCACCGTGCCAAGACCGGGGCGCTGTTCATCGCGGCCACGCAGATGGGCGCCATCGCGGCAGGGCAAGAGCCCGAGCCGTGGGAAGAACTGGGCGCGCGTATTGGTGAGGCGTTCCAGGTGGCTGATGACCTGAAAGACGCGCTCCTGACCGAGGCCGAAATGGGCAAGCCTGCGGGGCAGGATGCGGCCCATGCGCGGCCTTCGGCGGTGCAGGAACTGGGGGTTGCAGGCGCGGTGCGCCATCTGAAGGATATTCTGGGCGGGGCAATTGCCTCTATCCCATCCTGCCCCGGCGAAGCGATGCTGGCCGCCATGGTGCGCGCCTATGCCGAACGGATGACCCCGGTCGATCTGCACCCGGTGCGGGGATGA